In the genome of Amia ocellicauda isolate fAmiCal2 chromosome 3, fAmiCal2.hap1, whole genome shotgun sequence, one region contains:
- the tmem123 gene encoding porimin isoform X1 encodes MGFSRRRVVVAGQLLAVFLSVSCAADHCSSLTDCQSCVSQPNCTWSVSAAEKSPSCKTTTVQDVHNPSNASVFDVLIANDTTSTSTPPPIKSTVTTPTTTTAPTATKTTTVTTTTNLFNASAGSPKTTADIANEGHQFDAGSFVGGMVLALGMTLIVFLAYKFSCARQEVQYRTIEEHEAII; translated from the exons ATGGGGTTCAGCCGGCGGCGTGTCGTCGTGGCAGGACAGTTGTTGGCGGTCTTCTTGTCCGTGTCCTGCG CCGCCGATCACTGTTCATCTTTGACAGACTGTCAATCGTGTGTTAGTCAACCCAACTGTACCTGGTCAGTGTCTGCTGCAGAGAAGA gtcCTTCCTGTAAGACGACAACTGTACAAGATGTACACAATCCCAGCAACGCTTCAGTATTTGATG TACTCATCGCCAATGATACCACATCTACATCTACACCTCCACCTATAAAGAGTACAGTTACAACACCAACAACTACAACTGCACCTACAGCCACAAAGACTACTACTGTTACAACAACCACCAATCTTTTTAATGCATCTGCAG GCAGCCCCAAAACCACGGCTGATATTGCCAACGAAGGCCACCAGTTTGATGCCGGGAGCTTCGTGGGAGGGATGGTCCTGGCCCTGGGCATGACTCTTATCGTGTTTCTGGCCTACAAGTTCTCCTGCGCCAGGCAGGAAGTGCAGTATCGCACCAT tgAGGAGCACGAGGCCATAATTTAA
- the tmem123 gene encoding porimin isoform X2: MGFSRRRVVVAGQLLAVFLSVSCAADHCSSLTDCQSCVSQPNCTWSVSAAEKSPSCKTTTVQDVHNPSNASVFDGNPKTTADIANEGHQFDAGSFVGGMVLALGMTLIVFLAYKFSCARQEVQYRTIEEHEAII; the protein is encoded by the exons ATGGGGTTCAGCCGGCGGCGTGTCGTCGTGGCAGGACAGTTGTTGGCGGTCTTCTTGTCCGTGTCCTGCG CCGCCGATCACTGTTCATCTTTGACAGACTGTCAATCGTGTGTTAGTCAACCCAACTGTACCTGGTCAGTGTCTGCTGCAGAGAAGA gtcCTTCCTGTAAGACGACAACTGTACAAGATGTACACAATCCCAGCAACGCTTCAGTATTTGATGGCAA CCCCAAAACCACGGCTGATATTGCCAACGAAGGCCACCAGTTTGATGCCGGGAGCTTCGTGGGAGGGATGGTCCTGGCCCTGGGCATGACTCTTATCGTGTTTCTGGCCTACAAGTTCTCCTGCGCCAGGCAGGAAGTGCAGTATCGCACCAT tgAGGAGCACGAGGCCATAATTTAA